A region from the Thalassophryne amazonica chromosome 2, fThaAma1.1, whole genome shotgun sequence genome encodes:
- the nudt19 gene encoding nucleoside diphosphate-linked moiety X motif 19, which produces MNTSLTRWKEAATVILAAGHRLRSSFDYDVLLLKRSSKSGFLPNAYVFPGGLLDSSDFSNEWLDVFSSFTNFPHFGLGRVKQPVETRPPVFATDRLKLGSRVPGEVAFRICALRETFEESGVLLVVSKAEETSLLQSMKEGCVSDHVARARLCGSSELTKWKALVNENPFNFLRMCRELQLLPNIWALHEWSNWLTPSSRSGRRFDTAFFMCCLREIPYTSQDEKEIVHIKWATPSEILHRFRAQELWIAPPQFYELSRLCHFPLLKDLHSFSGQRATEGCERWHPVIVKDTHVFSLLPGDKHYPQGGSEETVADRGVRHAEDHHGEDSSLHRIMILDSYTLTVQVTITPKYKHLLPVAEPMFPMNGQL; this is translated from the exons ATGAACACCTCCCTGACACGCTGGAAGGAAGCGGCCACCGTGATTTTAGCGGCGGGACACCGGCTCAGGTCCTCCTTCGACTATGACGTGTTGCTGCTCAAACGGAGCAGCAAAAGCGGCTTCTTGCCCAATGCGTACGTCTTTCCCGGCGGTCTGCTGGACTCCTCGGACTTCTCCAACGAATGGCTGGACGTATTCAGTTCATTCACCAACTTTCCTCATTTCGGTTTGGGTCGTGTCAAACAACCAGTGGAGACTCGACCTCCGGTCTTCGCCACGGACAGGCTCAAACTGGGCTCACGTGTACCGGGAGAGGTGGCCTTCCGGATCTGCGCCTTGCGGGAGACGTTCGAGGAGTCCGGCGTGCTCCTGGTGGTGTCCAAAGCGGAGGAGACCAGCTTGTTGCAGAGCATGAAGGAGGGCTGCGTCAGTGATCACGTGGCCCGGGCGCGCCTGTGCGGCAGCAGCGAACTAACCAAGTGGAAGGCTCTGGTCAACGAAAACCCCTTCAATTTTCTCCGAATGTGCAGAGAGCTGCAGCTGCTGCCGAACATCTGGGCCTTACATGAGTGGAGCAACTGGTTGACTCCCTCCTCGAGGTCGGGCAGGAGGTTCGACACAGCTTTCTTCATGTGCTGCCTGCGGGAGATCCCCTACACCAGCCAGGATGAGAAGGAGATCGTCCACATTAAG TGGGCCACACCCTCAGAGATCCTGCACAGGTTCCGGGCACAGGAGCTTTGGATTGCTCCTCCGCAGTTCTATGAGTTGAGCCGCTTGTGTCATTTCCCTTTGTTgaaagatctccacagcttctccgGGCAGCGCGCCACAGAGGGTTGCGAGCGATGGCATCCTGTCATCGTCAAGGATACCCATGTGTTTTCCCTGTTGCCAG GAGACAAACATTATCCACAGGGTGGCTCAGAAGAGACTGTAGCGGATAGAGGCGTACGCCATGCAGAGGACCATCATGGGGAGGATAGTTCACTGCATCGGATCATGATTTTAGATTCATATACATTAACTGTTCAGGTTACCATCACGCCCAAATACAAACACTTGCTGCCTGTCGCTGAGCCGATGTTCCCAATGAACGGTCAGCTTTGA